Genomic segment of Steroidobacter denitrificans:
CGACGGCACCCTGCGTTTTTCGCTGCGTCCGGAGGTGAAGGCTCGTTGGGATCTGCCCCGTCACAATGATCCCCAGGACAAGTTCCTGGACTATTCTGCGGGTCTGGGTTTCCAGTTCGCATTTGGCCCGGCGCCTGTGGTAGCGGCACCCGAGCCGGAACCGGCTCCGCCGCCCGCACCGCCCGCGCCGCCGCCGGCGCCACGGGACAGTGACGGCGACGGGGTGCTCGATCCGCAGGATCGCTGCCCCGACACACCCCGCGGCGTCGCTGTCGATGAGCATGGCTGTCCGCGGCAGGGTTCGGTGACTCTGCATGGCATCACCTTCGAGTTCGATTCGGCCACCCTCACCAGTGAGTCGCGTCCGGTGCTGGCGGCAGTCGCCGCCGACGTGAAGCGCTATCCCAAGCTGAAGCTGGAACTGCAGGGGCATACGGACAGCGTCGGCAACGATGCTTACAATCTGCGGCTGTCGGAGCAGCGTGCCCAGTCGGTGCGCGAGTTCCTGATCGCCGAAGGAGTGAGCCCGCAGCAGTTGACCGCCAAGGGTTATGGCGAGAGCCAGCCGACGGCGAATAACGCGACAGCGGAGGGCCGTGCGGAAAATCGCCGGGTCGATATGCTCGTGCTGGACAATCCCGGCGACGTGAAGATCGAAACGCCGTAGCCTGCCACAGGCTCGAGATAAATCTGGTACGGTAATGATCGGGCTCCGGCACGTGGCCGGAGCCCGATCTTGCATCTTTCGCTCCCAAGGGGTCTCACCCAGCCGGCCGATGAGCATCGAAGAACGTCAGTGCGCCGCCGACGTCCTGATGATCAGGCCGGTCCGCTATGCCGCCAATCCGCAGACCGCGGCTTCCAACCGATTCCAGGTTCCGCTGTCCCATGACCAGGGGGATCCGCGCCGGGACGGTCCGATTCATTCCGGCGAGGCTGCCACGACCCGGCTCCTCGAGGTGGAATCGCAGCAGAAGCGGGTGCAGGCCGCAGCGTGCTTCGAATTCGATGCTTTAGCTGCCGCCTTACGCTTGGCAGGCGTGCGTGTGCATGTATTCGACGACACGGCTCAGCCGCATACGCCGGATTCGATCTTTCCGAACAATTGGGTGAGTTTTCATGCCGACGGCACGGTGGTGTTGTATCCGATGCTGGCCGAGAACCGTCGCCTCGAGCGGCGCCAGGATGTACTGGAATCCCTGAGCGCCCAGCAGGGTTTCAGGGTCGAGCGCATCGTGGATCTGACTCATCACGAGCGCCAGGGCAGGTTCCTGGAAGGTACCGGCAGCCTGGTGCTCGACCGGGTGCATCGCATTGCTTATGCCTGCCTGTCTGCGCGCACCAATCTGGATGTATTGGGCGATTTCGCCCAGCAACTTGACTATGAAATCGTTGCTTTCGAGGCTCGCGACGCCCATGGGATGCCCGTCTATCATACGAACGTGATGATGTCCGTGGGCAGCAGGGTGGCGGCGATTTGTGCCGCGAGCATCCGCGAGGATGAGCGCGCGGCGGTACTTGATACCTTGCGCGCGACGGGTCACGAGATTCTGGATCTGAGCATCGAGCAGCTTACCGAGTTTCCCGGCAATATGCTTGCGCTCAGTACGAGCCGGGGTGAATCGATCGTGGCGATGTCCCAGCGAGCTCTGGGTTCGCTCTCGGCCGAACAGCGCGCCATGTTGGAAACGCATGGCGGTTCTATCGTCGCCTGCGCCGTCCCGACGATCGAGGCACTGGGCGGCGGCAGTGTCAGATGCATGCTGGCGGAGATTCATTTGCCGAGAAAGAACTGACTGAAGGACAATTCCGTTTGTCATGCTCGAACTCGGTATCAAGACACTACTGGCCTATCTGCTGGGATCAGTGATCGGCAGCCTGCTGATCGGCCGCCTGCGGGGCGGCGTCGATATTCGCACTATGGGCAGCGGCAATGCCGGCGGTACAAACGCGCTGCGCACCCAGGGCGCAGGCTTTGCGATCCAGGTCATGATCATCGATGTCGGCAAGGGTTGGCTCGCCGCGGGCGTGCTGCCGTCTTTATCACTGCCGCTCATCGGCATCGATCCGACGATCGGGCGCCAGTGGCTGGCCGTTGCCTGCGCCAGCGCCGTCGTGGTGGGGCATGTCTATCCGCTCTGGTATGAATTTCGCGGCGGTAAAGGCGCAGCGACCCTGGTCGGCGTGGTAATGGGATTGAAGCCGGTGGCATTGATTCCGGCTGTGCTGACCTGGCTGCTGATCCTGATCGTATCCGGCTTCGTGGGTTTGGCGACGATGCTGGCGGTGGCGTCGTTTTGTATATATGTCGGGGTGATCGGCGGCGAGGCTTCGGGTGCCTTGCTGGCATTCGGTATCACCATGCTGGTATTCGTGTGCTACACGCACCGTTCCAACATCGAGCGCATGCGCGCCGGTACGGAGAATCGAGCGCATCGCTTATGGCTGTTCCGGCCACGCTGAGATCCACTCATGGCTGCGACAGCGAAATTTCGCACCGAGATTCGCCGTAAGCGCCTGCTGGCGATGCTGTCGGATGGCGAGTTTCATTCGGGGGAACAATTGGCGAAGCGCCTGCGTATCTCGCGCAGCGGCATCTGGAAGCTGATGCGCTCGTTGCGTGCGCTCGGCATCGAGTTGGAATCGGTGCCTCGCCAGGGCTACCGATTGCCTGCCGAAGTGAATCTGCTGGATCGAGAGATCATCGAGCAGGCGCTGATGCCGCAGACCCGGGCACAGATGGAGCACCTGGAGGTGTTGCTGCAAGTAGACTCCACGAATCGTCACCTCGCCGATCAGGCACCGGCCGCGGCGGGACGGATGCGGGTGTGCACCGCCGAGTTGCAGACCGCCGGCCGGGGACGTCGCGGGCGTAGCTGGCTGGCGCCGTTCGGCAGTGGCATCTGCCTGTCCATGGGATGGCAGTTTGTCGAGGTGCCGCCGGGCTTTTCGGCACTGGGGCTGGCGGTTGGTGTGGCGGCTGTACGCGCTTTTCGGCGCCTGGGCATCGAGGGCGTGGGCTTGAAATGGCCTAACGATCTGGTCTGGCGGCATCGCAAATTAGGCGGCATCTTGATCGAGATGCGTGGGGAGTCCACTGGACCCGCATACGTGGTCATCGGTATCGGCCTCAACATGCGTATGCCGGCATCGACTCGGCTGGGACTGGCGGAACAGCAGGCCATGCTGGTCTGCGATCTGCACGAGATTGCGCCAGAGCGCACTCCCTCGCGTAACCAGCTGATCGCGGCCCTGATCGATGAATCGTTCGTCATGCTCGATGCATTTGCAATGCAGGGTTTTTCAGCGTTCGCCCCCGCGTGGGGACAGTTCGATACCTTGGCGGGGGCGCCGGTCAAGGTGCTCAGCGGCGCACAGACCATCGCCGGCATCGCACGGGGCGTCGACTCCGACGGCGGTCTGTTGGTGGAGGTGGACGGCGAACTGCGTCGCTTCATCTCCGGCGAGGTGAGCCTGCGTGCGGCCGATTGAAAAGCACAGCGGCGGATATTTCCAGGGCTTGCCGCGGCGGCGAGCGATGATCCGCAGATCAATGGTGCTGCAATGATTCTTCTGGTCGATATCGGCAATACGCGCATCAAGTGGGCGTACCTGGACAAGGGCGAACTGGGTGAGCAGGGTGCGCTGATGCATGCGGCCTGGACGCCGGAGGCGTTCATCGCAGCGATCTCAGCCGGGGACGGGCAGCCGGATCGAGTGCTCGCCGGCAACGTCGGCGGAAATGGTATCGGTGAACGTCTATGCTCGGTGGTGAGACAGGCCTGGTCCATCGATACCGAGTTCGTACAGGCCAGTGCTGGGGCAGGGGGTGTGACCAGCGGATACGCCGATCCGGCGCAACTCGGGGTCGACCGCTGGCTTGCCATCATTGGCGCGCATGCCATGGCGCCAGGCGCATCCTGCATCGTCGATGTCGGTACGGCGATGACGATCGACGGCGTCACGGCTGAAGGCCGGCACCTGGGCGGGGTGATCGTGCCGGGACCGTATCTGATGGTGGACAGCTTGCACCAAAACACCAGCGATCTGGCGCAACGCTATCGTCAGGGGCAGGCTATCGGCAGCTTGTTCGCCGACAATACTCGCGGCGCGATCGAGCAAGGCGCCATGCATGCTTTGGCTGCGCTGATCGAGCGATCAGTCGGAGTCATGGAGCGCATGATCGGCCGGCCGCCGATATTGCTGCTTACCGGAGGGGGTTGCGGGCCGTTGGCCGGCCTGCTCGACCGACCTCACCGTATCGTTGCCGACCTGGTATTGCGTGGACTGGCTGTATTGGCTCAGGAATCGGCACCGCTGGCGAGGTCGGATGATTCGGCCCAGGATTGATTCCGGCGCCATTTTGCATCCGGAGCTGATCCTGGCCGATCAGACGCAATCGATGCGTACTCCAGCTTCAATCCGGCCTGGCGTGTATTGCTCTGGATGCATGGCTCTGGGGTAGAATCGCCGGCAGCGAGGAGGGATGATTCGCTGAAGTTTATGACATGGATCGCTATCCATGCCGGCTTAGCACAGTTGGTAGTGCACCTGATTTGTAATCAGGGGGTCGGGGGTTCGAGTCCCTCAGCCGGCACCACTTTTCAAACGACTTACATGCGCCACAACGCCCCGCTGTGCTATTAAATGGATGTTGCCGCGGATATCGTGCTCGATGAGCGATGACTGCTGCCATGGTGATGACCAGCAAGTCCTCGAGAGCTGCAACAAGTCCTCGAGAGCCACAAAATGAGCATAAGGATCGCAATCGTCGGACATGTCGGTCTTCCCCGCGCGGCCGTGTGTTTACGCCGCCTTTTGCGGCACGAGCTTCACGCCCAGCGCCCGCGTGATTTTCATCACCGTGGCGAAGCTCGGCGTGGAGCCTGCCGACAGGCCGCGATAGATGCCCGCGCGCGTCAAGCCGCTCTCCCTGGCGAGAGCCGAAATACCGCGCGCCTTGGCAACGTCCGCCACTGCAGCTAGGAACACATCGGGATTGGGGTTCTCAAGCGCCGCTGCAAGATATTCCGCGATGACCTCCTCGTTGTCGAGGTACTCGGCCGCATCGAAGGGCGCGAGTTCGAGCGGTTTCGCCTTCGCTCTGGATTTCGCTTTCGCCTTGCGAGGTGCTTTGCTGGATTTCATGGGTCACTCCTTCAATTGTCTGGCCATCTTGATGGCGCTCTTGATGTCCCGCTTCTGTGTGGATTTATCGCCGCCCATCAGCAGCACATAGGTCACGCTGCCGTGCCGGGTGAAGTACACACGGTACCCCAGGGCCGGCGTGGACACGCATTTCACTCACGCCGCCGCCGACGGACTCGCAGTCACTGAAATTGCCGAGCTGCGCCGAGCGCAGGCGCTCGATGATTCGAGCCACCGCCTTGGCGTCGCGAAGCTTCTTCAGCCACGCATCGAATTCAGCGGTGCGGATCAGCGTATTCATGGATCGTATTGCATACGATTGTATACGCATATCAACGACCGTATACATTCGTAATTGCGTGGGGGATGAACATGAGTAGCGACACATCTGTTCTCCCCGGGATTTCCCGGAACGGAGACCCGTTGCCCCATGGAAATGACCTCGATCCGGATTGCGTAAGCTGGCGTCCGCCACGGATGCCGACCTCACCCAGCTCAAGGTTCAATATGAGACCGAGCGAGCTGGCGGCGTGGAGGTCGCTGCGGCCGACCTCGAGGCGATCGCCGCCCGGATCCAGGCTCGGGGAGATGGTCCGTACCGGAGAGATCGTTTACGGACTATCCCGGGGTATCGTTAACCCCGGGCGTCATGGATCAAGCGGCTTGGATGCGGCTGACTGTTCGACCTGGAACAGCCGGGATCAGGTATCCCCGCCGCCGGCCTGCAACCGTTTTGCGGCAAGGCGCACCGCGGCAATGATATTCTGGTAGCCGGTGCAGCGACAAAGATTGCCGCTCAGGGTGTGTTGGATTTCCTCGTCCGTGGGCGAGGGATTGTCGCGCAGCAGCTCCAGGGTGGTCATCATGAAACCTGGAGTACAGAAGCCGCACTGCAGGCCATGAGCCTCGATGAAGGCCTGTTGGATCGGATGCAGCTGTCCGGTCTCGGGTTCGCGCAGTCCTTCGACCGTCTTGATGTCCGCGCCATCGACCTGCGCCGCCAGTGTCAGGCAGGAGCGGGCCGTACGCCCGTCGAGTTGAATGGTGCAGGCGCCACAGATGCCGTGTTCGCAGCCGACGTGAGTGCCGCCCAGGCCAAGCTCGTGGCGCAGAAAATCGGCAAGCGTCAGCCGAGGCTCGACGTCGCGCTCATATGTTGTGCCGTTCACCGTTACGCGAATATGTCGTTGCATGCTCATGCCGCTCTCCGACCGGCGCGCTCGACCGCTTGTGCCAGGCAGCGTTCGGCCAGCGTCTTTATCAGGTCGCGGCGGTATTCACTGGATGCATGAGCGCAGGTCATGGGTTCTTCCAGTGCCGCGGCTGCTGCTGCCGCAGCGCGCGCCAGCGTTGCTGGATCAGGGGGGTGCCCATTAAGCGCTGCTTCCCCGGCGCTCAGACGTACCGTCGCCGGATTGACACCGAAAGCCGCCATGCGCGTGTCCTGGCAAACGCCGTTCTGCAGACGCAGGGTGACGGCAACGCCGGCGAGCGCGAGATCACCCCGACGACGCGCAAATTCCTGAATGGCCCAGCCTGTGCCTGCGGGCATGATCGGCATGCGTACCTCGGTCAGGATTTCATTCGATTCCAGGCTGGTGGTCATGTAGGTCACGAAGAAGTCGGCTGCCGGAATGATGCGCTCGCCGGTGGGGCCGACGGCTTTCATTTCCATGTCGAGCACCAGCGCCACGGCTGGATATTCCGAGGCTGGATCGCCGTGCGCGAAGGAACCGCCGACCGAGCCGCGGTTGCGAATCGTGAGGTGGGCAACGAGCTGCGTGGCAGCGTGGAACAAGGGCTGTCGGGTGCGGATCAGATCCGAGTCCTCAGCCTCGCGCTTGCTCGTCATGGCGCCGATGACGATCCAGCCCTTTTCCTCGCGCAGACCCCGCAGTTCGGCGATATCTTTCAAGTCGATCAATATTTCGGGACGCGCGACCCGCATGGCGAGCATCGGCATCAGGCTCTGGCCGCCGGCAAGGATTTTGGTGTCCTTGCCTTCGTTTTCGAGGCGCTCGAGCAGCGCCACGGCTTCGCCGAGCGTGCTCGGGGTGAGATAATCGAACGCAACTGACTTCATTCTCGAACTCGAATTTGATTCGGTCGACTTGGCCTGCGATGCTCCCGCCCGCCAGGCTCGCGTCGTTTTGAACTAAGCCGGGACATTTCGGAAACGTCTCCGGGCTATTCGCACCGCGGCCGGCTCTTGCGATAAGTCCTTCAGGCAGGCAGCATCGTCGGCTGCATCACCGATAGCATCATCCATGTGGACGATGCGAGGTTTTCAGTGCCCCGCTTAGCATTTTTTGCCGCTCTAACAGCGGCTTGCAACGCGGGTGCAGGAAAAGACGGCCCGCCATGATCCGGAGAATCCGCATGTCCGCTACAAAAACGATGGATGCCGCAGTCGCACGCTTGGTCGACATAGAGGCCGTCAAGCAGCTGAAGGCACGATATTGCTACCTCGTCGATGATGCTCAGTGGGATGAGCTGGAGAATCTCTGGACGGAGGACGCCGTCTGCGATTACGGCTTCTTCGGCCGCTTTCTGGGGCGGCAGGCCATCATGAACGATTTCTTCCGCACCCTGGTGGCCAGCGCCTCTACTTTCAATGCGCATATGCTGCACAATCCGATCATCGAGCTCGAAGGCGACGGCGCCGATGCTTCGTGGTACTTCACTGCGCATACGACCGTAAACGGCAGGGCGCTCCTGGCGATGGGCAAGTACCGCGATCGATATGTGCGAGTGCAGGGACAATGGAAAATTGCCGCCATCGCCGTCGAGTTCAAGTACTACACGCCTCTCGAGGAAGGTTGGGTCAAGACGCCGATGTGGCAACCGGCTTGAGTGGGCGGAGAAATTCATGCGATTTGCGATCCGTTTGCCCGCCAATATCCTTTACAAGGCGCTTACCAGCCCCTGGGAAGCAACGCTGCCGCCTGAGAAGTCGGTGCATTTCGCCAAGGCGGTCGATGAGCTGGCCTACGATTATCTCTGGGTGGCTGAGCATATCGTGCAGCATCCCAAGCTCGTGCCCGCCATGGGCGCGAAATTCTACGAAGCGGTATCGGCCGCAGGCTTTCTGTTGGGCGCTACGCAGCGCATCCACCTGTTGACCTACATCTGCCCCATTCCGTATCACAACCCGTTGGTCTGGGCCAAGGCGATTGCTTCGGTGGATCATCTCTCCGGCGGCCGGCTTGCGCTCGGACTCGCCGCCGGGCACCTGCGGCGTGAATTCGAGGCCATCGGCGTGTCCTTCGAGAAACGAGGGGCGATCTGCGATGAATATCTGCAGGCGATGAAAGAGCTGTGGACCAGCGACCGGCCGGAGTTTCACGGAGAGTTCGTCAACTTCAGCAACATGATCTTCGAGCCCAAGCCCTGTCAGTCGCCGCATCCGCCGCTGCTCATCGGCGGGGATGCAAAACCGGCGCTGCGCCGCGCCGCAAAATTCGGCGACGGCTGGCTGCCCTGGCAGACCACGCGCCGCGAAATGAAGGATGCGATCGCCTATATCCACGATCAGCCGGAAGTGCAGGCGCGTACCCGGCCCTTCGAAGTCTTTACGCTGCTGGCCGAGGTCCCCGAGGAGGATCGGCTCAACTTCGACAAGATGCATTATCCGCGGTACAAGGACGAGACGGTCGACTTGATCGGCCAGCTGAAGGACGCCGGCGCCACCGGAATGGTCGTCCACTTGCCCAAGACGGACTCCTACGAGGAGTGCCTCGACTGGGTGAGATGGTTCTCGCAGGAGATCATTCCCCTGTATCGGACTTGAGACGCGGACCTGAGGCGATGAACCGTAACCGAACAGTTCGATGACTCCAAGCTCGATGATGCCGCTGATCCTGAAGCCAGCTCTTTCGAGCTTCCTTTCCAAA
This window contains:
- a CDS encoding OmpA family protein, whose product is MSWKIRAAATLALGSITATAGAEQRVGDWYLVPQAGYTWLDNDRIARDDMFLGLAVGKHLNDAWSLELGITSGEFDLPGNTSSELDITTYSLDVLRVFARNSVVSPYISLGAGALHSKYTGQSSDTNLLAQAGVGLMIQLAEKRDGTLRFSLRPEVKARWDLPRHNDPQDKFLDYSAGLGFQFAFGPAPVVAAPEPEPAPPPAPPAPPPAPRDSDGDGVLDPQDRCPDTPRGVAVDEHGCPRQGSVTLHGITFEFDSATLTSESRPVLAAVAADVKRYPKLKLELQGHTDSVGNDAYNLRLSEQRAQSVREFLIAEGVSPQQLTAKGYGESQPTANNATAEGRAENRRVDMLVLDNPGDVKIETP
- the ctlX gene encoding citrulline utilization hydrolase CtlX; this encodes MSIEERQCAADVLMIRPVRYAANPQTAASNRFQVPLSHDQGDPRRDGPIHSGEAATTRLLEVESQQKRVQAAACFEFDALAAALRLAGVRVHVFDDTAQPHTPDSIFPNNWVSFHADGTVVLYPMLAENRRLERRQDVLESLSAQQGFRVERIVDLTHHERQGRFLEGTGSLVLDRVHRIAYACLSARTNLDVLGDFAQQLDYEIVAFEARDAHGMPVYHTNVMMSVGSRVAAICAASIREDERAAVLDTLRATGHEILDLSIEQLTEFPGNMLALSTSRGESIVAMSQRALGSLSAEQRAMLETHGGSIVACAVPTIEALGGGSVRCMLAEIHLPRKN
- the plsY gene encoding glycerol-3-phosphate 1-O-acyltransferase PlsY encodes the protein MLELGIKTLLAYLLGSVIGSLLIGRLRGGVDIRTMGSGNAGGTNALRTQGAGFAIQVMIIDVGKGWLAAGVLPSLSLPLIGIDPTIGRQWLAVACASAVVVGHVYPLWYEFRGGKGAATLVGVVMGLKPVALIPAVLTWLLILIVSGFVGLATMLAVASFCIYVGVIGGEASGALLAFGITMLVFVCYTHRSNIERMRAGTENRAHRLWLFRPR
- a CDS encoding biotin--[acetyl-CoA-carboxylase] ligase, which produces MAATAKFRTEIRRKRLLAMLSDGEFHSGEQLAKRLRISRSGIWKLMRSLRALGIELESVPRQGYRLPAEVNLLDREIIEQALMPQTRAQMEHLEVLLQVDSTNRHLADQAPAAAGRMRVCTAELQTAGRGRRGRSWLAPFGSGICLSMGWQFVEVPPGFSALGLAVGVAAVRAFRRLGIEGVGLKWPNDLVWRHRKLGGILIEMRGESTGPAYVVIGIGLNMRMPASTRLGLAEQQAMLVCDLHEIAPERTPSRNQLIAALIDESFVMLDAFAMQGFSAFAPAWGQFDTLAGAPVKVLSGAQTIAGIARGVDSDGGLLVEVDGELRRFISGEVSLRAAD
- a CDS encoding type III pantothenate kinase; its protein translation is MILLVDIGNTRIKWAYLDKGELGEQGALMHAAWTPEAFIAAISAGDGQPDRVLAGNVGGNGIGERLCSVVRQAWSIDTEFVQASAGAGGVTSGYADPAQLGVDRWLAIIGAHAMAPGASCIVDVGTAMTIDGVTAEGRHLGGVIVPGPYLMVDSLHQNTSDLAQRYRQGQAIGSLFADNTRGAIEQGAMHALAALIERSVGVMERMIGRPPILLLTGGGCGPLAGLLDRPHRIVADLVLRGLAVLAQESAPLARSDDSAQD
- a CDS encoding addiction module antidote protein produces the protein MKSSKAPRKAKAKSRAKAKPLELAPFDAAEYLDNEEVIAEYLAAALENPNPDVFLAAVADVAKARGISALARESGLTRAGIYRGLSAGSTPSFATVMKITRALGVKLVPQKAA
- a CDS encoding (2Fe-2S)-binding protein, with the protein product MSMQRHIRVTVNGTTYERDVEPRLTLADFLRHELGLGGTHVGCEHGICGACTIQLDGRTARSCLTLAAQVDGADIKTVEGLREPETGQLHPIQQAFIEAHGLQCGFCTPGFMMTTLELLRDNPSPTDEEIQHTLSGNLCRCTGYQNIIAAVRLAAKRLQAGGGDT
- a CDS encoding FAD binding domain-containing protein, producing the protein MKSVAFDYLTPSTLGEAVALLERLENEGKDTKILAGGQSLMPMLAMRVARPEILIDLKDIAELRGLREEKGWIVIGAMTSKREAEDSDLIRTRQPLFHAATQLVAHLTIRNRGSVGGSFAHGDPASEYPAVALVLDMEMKAVGPTGERIIPAADFFVTYMTTSLESNEILTEVRMPIMPAGTGWAIQEFARRRGDLALAGVAVTLRLQNGVCQDTRMAAFGVNPATVRLSAGEAALNGHPPDPATLARAAAAAAAALEEPMTCAHASSEYRRDLIKTLAERCLAQAVERAGRRAA
- a CDS encoding nuclear transport factor 2 family protein, coding for MSATKTMDAAVARLVDIEAVKQLKARYCYLVDDAQWDELENLWTEDAVCDYGFFGRFLGRQAIMNDFFRTLVASASTFNAHMLHNPIIELEGDGADASWYFTAHTTVNGRALLAMGKYRDRYVRVQGQWKIAAIAVEFKYYTPLEEGWVKTPMWQPA
- a CDS encoding TIGR03619 family F420-dependent LLM class oxidoreductase — translated: MRFAIRLPANILYKALTSPWEATLPPEKSVHFAKAVDELAYDYLWVAEHIVQHPKLVPAMGAKFYEAVSAAGFLLGATQRIHLLTYICPIPYHNPLVWAKAIASVDHLSGGRLALGLAAGHLRREFEAIGVSFEKRGAICDEYLQAMKELWTSDRPEFHGEFVNFSNMIFEPKPCQSPHPPLLIGGDAKPALRRAAKFGDGWLPWQTTRREMKDAIAYIHDQPEVQARTRPFEVFTLLAEVPEEDRLNFDKMHYPRYKDETVDLIGQLKDAGATGMVVHLPKTDSYEECLDWVRWFSQEIIPLYRT